The following DNA comes from Girardinichthys multiradiatus isolate DD_20200921_A chromosome 2, DD_fGirMul_XY1, whole genome shotgun sequence.
CCTATTCAGCACCTTTTGCTGTCCAATAATTATTCGATGACCACTGATAAGCTGCTGAGTGTGACATGACCCAGTGAGACCCTAACGCTTACAAGTGTAGTTAAAGGTCAGCCCAGATTTCATATTACACTTAAATGTAACATAAACTTGTTGACCTTTTTCCACAAGTTCAGGCTTCCATTTCTGGACCTGAAATGCTGTATGTACTTCTTAATTCAGTGACTCTGATGAGTGATAGTGGCCTTTAAAGATGAGAAGTACATGCTGATTTCACTATATTAGTCAAACACAAAGAAGTGGAACACAGTAGTATACCTTCCAGGTGTTTAAGAAGGGCCCTGCAGCTGTTTCCGTGAGCAGAAATGAGCACAGTCTTGCCTCTCTGCATCTCAGGGACCACAGTGCTGTGCCAGAATGGCAGCAGCCTGTCCAGAACCTCCTTCAGACTCTCTGCTCGGGGCAGATTCTCCTTTGGCACATCGCATGTGGTATATCTGCGGTCATTGTAGATTTCCAAATAGTAAGGGTGGGATTCATCAATCAGAGGTGGAGTAATGTGATAACTCCTTCTCCACAGCTTCACCTTTTCCTCCCCATGTTGCAGAGCCATCTCTGCCCGGTTGAGTCCGATCAGGGCTCCATAGTGGCGTTCATTAAGCCTCCATGATTTGACAACGGGGACCCACTCCTGGTCCATAGCCTCCAACACCAGCCATGCTGTCTGGATGGAGCGGCTGAGTATGGAGGTGAACACCAAGTCAAACTTGTAGCCCTGCTCCTTGAGAAGCCTGCCACAATCCTGGGCTT
Coding sequences within:
- the bpgm gene encoding bisphosphoglycerate mutase — translated: MSTYKLVLLRHGEGTWNKENRFCSWVDQKLSEDGVKEAQDCGRLLKEQGYKFDLVFTSILSRSIQTAWLVLEAMDQEWVPVVKSWRLNERHYGALIGLNRAEMALQHGEEKVKLWRRSYHITPPLIDESHPYYLEIYNDRRYTTCDVPKENLPRAESLKEVLDRLLPFWHSTVVPEMQRGKTVLISAHGNSCRALLKHLEGVSDEDIANVTLPTGIPVQLELDENLKPLKPRQLLGDQAKIQAAIKKVEDQGKAKQAT